In a genomic window of Bemisia tabaci chromosome 1, PGI_BMITA_v3:
- the Uxs gene encoding UDP-glucuronic acid decarboxylase 1, giving the protein MIKFTSFFKIIFCILTIVFVFALYQNWIKNATQHLGQQPSSYAMESGGDARSDVIQTLSAKVKEVVNYSASIMGELDAAKDKIKFLEQKIETMNQRIPKKFPTVKFKNYRTKKRILVTGGAGFVGSHLVDRLMLAGHEVIVVDNFFTGRKRNVEQWIGHANFELIHQDIVNPLFIEVDEIYHLASPASPPHYMFNPVKTIKTNTIGTINMLGLAKRGTARILIASTSEIYGDPQKHPQEETYWGYVNPIGPRACYDEGKRVSETLSYAYAKQEQVDVRVARIFNTYGPRMHMNDGRVVSNFILQALQNETLTIYGHGNQTRSFQYVSDLVDGLIALMEANYTQPVNLGNPNEHTIQEFAEIIRHLVGSKNDIKQIKAVEDDPQRRKPDITRANKYLHWKPKVSLEDGLQKTIAYFRDELRISLKGQSFSNSAWIDNVNDRIPHR; this is encoded by the exons ATGATTAAGttcacttctttttttaaaattatattctgTATCCTCACCATTGTTTTCG TCTTTGCACTTTACCAAAATTGGATAAAGAATGCCACTCAGCACCTCGGCCAGCAACCATCCTCTTACGCAATGGAAAGCGGTGGTGATGCACGCAGTGACGTTATTCAGACTCTCAGTGCTAAAGTGAAGGAAGTGGTAAATTATTCTGCATCCATCATGGGAGAGCTAGATGCGGCTAAAGATAAGATTAAGTTCCTCGAACAGAAAATTGAAACTATGAACCAACGAATCCCGAAAAAATTTCCAACTGTTAAATTCAAGAACTACAGGACAAAAAAGAGAATTCTT GTAACTGGAGGTGCAGGGTTTGTTGGATCTCACCTTGTTGACCGTCTCATGCTGGCTGGTCATGAAGTCATTGTTGTCGACAATTTTTTCACAGGCCGCAAACGAAATGTTGAACAGTGGATAGGCCATGCcaattttgaattgattcaCCAAGACATTGTGAATCCGCTGTTCATCGAAGTTGATGAAATTTACCATCTTGCCTCCCCTGCCTCTCCGCCTCATTACATGTTCAATCCAGTTAAAACAATCAAGACCAATACAATCGGAACAATTAATATGTTGG GTTTAGCGAAAAGAGGCACAGCAAGGATACTGATAGCAAGCACTTCAGAAATTTATGGAGATCCTCAAAAACATCCTCAAGAAGAAACATACTGGGGCTATGTGAATCCCATTG ggCCTCGAGCTTGTTATGATGAAGGAAAGCGAGTTTCTGAAACACTGAGTTATGCATATGCTAAACAAGAGCAAGTAGATGTTCGTGTTGCAAGAATTTTTAACACCTATGGTCCAAGAATGCACATGAATGATGGGCGCGttgtttctaattttattttacaagcTCTTCAAAACGAGACCCTGACT ATTTATGGTCATGGAAATCAAACCCGATCATTTCAATATGTAAGTGATTTAGTTGATGGTCTCATTGCCTTAATGGAAGCCAACTACACCCAACCTGTCAATTTGGGCAACCCAAATGAACATACGATACaag AATTTGCTGAGATAATCAGACATTTAGTCGGAAGTAAGAATGACATAAAACAAATCAAAGCTGTGGAGGATGATCCTCAAAGGAGAAAGCCTGATATCACACGCGCTAATAAATATCTTCACTGGAAACCTAAG